The Corynebacterium mycetoides genome includes the window TTGAAGGCCCTGTGCCCGCTCAACGCAACCGGCCCGTTCGACCGGAACGGCTGCGGAACGTCCTGATAGGGCCCTCATACGCATTCCGGTCGAACAGCCTCAGCAGCCGCCACCTTAGCTATCGCCTGCTCGAGCCACACCGCGACCCTCCGGCGTCCATGGCGCATCACCCCTCTGCCGACGTCGCTTGACGCCGCCCTCTCCATGCTTTCCGCGAGGCCCTTCGGCGAATCCCCCTACCAGCGATGGGACTCTCCGAGGAAAACCCGGGATCGTGGCCACGCATGCGCAGCTAGCTAATGTCGCCACCGTCGCAGCCTTCCTCCCCTTGGCCGCCATGGCGGGGATGTGCGCGCTGACAATTATCCGCCTGAGCTCAAAAGCGCCAGGCTGGGCCGAACCCGCCACACGGGTGGCGCTCGTTGTCTCCACACTCGTGGCCATAGTCAGGCGGCGCCCAGCCCCTGTGGTCCGATTTTCCCAGTCGCTACCTAACTAGAGCCAGCCTGTTCGACCGGAACATCCCCGAAGCCCCCCAAATAACACTCTCATGCGCCTTCCGGTCGAACAGAGGTTGCGGGCCCACACTCAAAACCCGGGCCGGCTCTGGCGACCCGGGCCAGAAACCGTTCTGGGGTGCTTGGTTGGGTTTGAACCTCGCACCAAGGATTCGGAGAGTCGCTAACGATGCATGTACTGTGCGCCTGGTTAAAGGGCCGCGAAGCACCTCAAAGTAACTGCAGCCAAGCTACGCACCCACGCCCAATGGATGAGGCTGCAATTCTGGCCCCAGAAGCTCCTTGAGGGGTTACTCCTAAGCGGTGGTGATTGTCCTACCAGTGATGACTGGCCGCAGTCAGGGAAGACGATCTGGGCAAATCGGGCACATCATGCCGTCACGTACTGGGCACATGAGTGGCGGCGTGCTCGTTCGGCGTCCACAGAAGCTCGTTGAGAACGTAGACCTCGGGGTCGGCGTTGAAGTCGGGGCGCGTCATGGCGCGGGGGCGACGGTGGTAAGCGCCAGTAGCGCGCTCGTGTTTCCCGCGCCCCGGTCACCGGGCAGGGGCGACGTCCGCGTCAGATCACCAGTGGCGGCGATCATCGAGCCGTGGGTGTAGTTGGTCGCAATGCGCTCCGCCAGCGGCCCGTCAGCATAGGCCTCGGTGTCTAACAGCCACCACGGGTTGTCTGGGTCGCGGGAGGATAATACGCAGCCGCACGCGCGGCGTGTGTGCTTCGTCATCTCGCGTGGGCGAGCCGTAAACCTCTCGCGTGGCACTGCTACTGCTGTATCTATTGCTGGGCGTCGACGTAGTCAAGGGGCGGGCACTTCTCCCACATGTCGAAGGCGTGCTCCCTGGCGGCCTCGGCCTCTTCAAAGCTCATCCCGGCATACGGGTCCGAGGAGATCATGGCCACCAGGGCATCACCGTCGTCGATGACGCCGCTGTCGATTAACTCTTGGGTGTGCCGCCGCTCGCGCTCATTGGCGTACAGATCCGCGCAGGGGTCCGCTCCAGTAAGGGCGATTTGCTCCCGCCGCCATGCCTCCTGCGCCTTCTCGCCCTCGTCGCTGAAGTCGTAAGCTGCCTTGTTCACGAGAACTCCGAAGGCGAGCAGCACAAGGCTTGCCGCGATCAACATCATGATGGGAAAGATGCTAAAGATGATGCCGGCAATGAGTCCGTTGTAACGGACACGAGCTCTGACGATTCCCAAAGCTCCGAGCACGACGACGGCGGTCAGCAGATTCATGGGTGCTCCTCCAGGGCACGGTAAATGGTTGATCGACTCACACCGTATTGCGTTGCCAAGACACTATTGGCCTCTCCGGCGGCCGCGCGCGCCAGAACTTCGCACACGCGTTCGGGTGAAGAAGCTTTCACGCACGCATACCTTTCCGCCTGCTTTGCGATCACCATTTCCTCCGCCTGCCGCTCCCAGGCCGGCCCGCGCTCACATCCGGCGAAGTTCTGGGCCAAGGACCTGCACTCCTTGGGTCACGCCTGCCACCGCGGAGGCCTATCACGAACAGGCACAGAGTTGGCGTTCAGAGATTCAAGTCGTGCTTGAAGCGACGGGATCATCCCAGCGTGTAGGGAACCGACTGGGGATTGCGGACAGGATGCGCTCGCGCATCTGGGATCATCCCCGCGTGCAGGGAGCCGACACCTAAGCGAAGTC containing:
- a CDS encoding helix-turn-helix domain-containing protein → MAQNFAGCERGPAWERQAEEMVIAKQAERYACVKASSPERVCEVLARAAAGEANSVLATQYGVSRSTIYRALEEHP